In Candidatus Methylomirabilota bacterium, a single window of DNA contains:
- a CDS encoding glycine/sarcosine/betaine reductase selenoprotein B family protein, with translation MPRLDRLAELGRKNLLMLPVQVNDTAPFTPLSRPLPACRLAIVTTAGLHRRDDRPFAPGEQTFRVIPADAPAADIVQSHTSLGFDRVATMRDLNISYPVDRLRELIARGELGGTGPNHYSFMGAQRDVRRIHEETAPEVGRRLREAGVDVALITPT, from the coding sequence ATGCCCCGTCTCGACCGGCTCGCCGAGCTGGGCCGAAAGAATCTGCTGATGCTCCCGGTCCAGGTGAACGACACCGCGCCGTTCACGCCCCTCTCGCGGCCGCTCCCCGCCTGCCGTCTCGCCATCGTGACCACCGCGGGCCTCCACCGTCGGGACGACCGCCCATTCGCGCCGGGCGAGCAGACGTTCCGGGTGATCCCGGCCGACGCACCGGCAGCCGACATCGTGCAGAGCCACACCAGCCTCGGCTTCGATCGCGTGGCCACGATGCGCGATCTCAACATCTCGTACCCGGTGGACCGGCTGCGGGAGCTGATCGCGCGCGGCGAGCTGGGCGGGACCGGGCCGAATCACTACTCGTTCATGGGCGCGCAGCGAGACGTCAGGCGCATCCACGAGGAGACCGCCCCCGAGGTGGGCCGCCGGCTGCGCGAGGCAGGCGTCGA
- a CDS encoding zinc-binding dehydrogenase, protein MSDNHAVVVDPAAAGRLVIRPVPDPAPDRGEAIVRVRAISLNRGEVRRSTMAAAGWRPGWDLAGTIERAAADGSGPKVGARVVGFLPEGAWAERVAVPTHALAELPEKVTFSQAATFPVAGLTALHALAKNGTILGKRVLVTGATGGVGDFAVQLARLGGAHVTASARRADQAPALRQLGAHDVTVGDEIPASPKYDLVIESVGGRTLGSALAALERGGVCVTLGVSAASEVTFDARTFFATGRTQLYGFYLFTELGNEPASIGLRRLADLVAAGQLAPHISVERPWSEIAQVAADLIARTYPGKAVLTLG, encoded by the coding sequence GTGAGCGACAACCACGCCGTCGTCGTCGACCCCGCGGCCGCCGGCCGCCTCGTCATCCGCCCCGTTCCCGACCCCGCGCCCGACCGCGGCGAGGCCATCGTGCGCGTCCGCGCGATCTCGCTGAACCGCGGCGAGGTCCGCCGCTCCACCATGGCCGCGGCCGGCTGGCGCCCGGGCTGGGACCTGGCCGGCACCATCGAGCGCGCCGCGGCCGACGGCTCCGGCCCCAAGGTCGGCGCGCGCGTCGTGGGCTTCCTCCCCGAGGGCGCCTGGGCCGAGCGCGTCGCGGTGCCGACGCACGCGCTGGCCGAGCTGCCCGAGAAGGTCACGTTCTCGCAGGCCGCCACGTTTCCGGTGGCCGGCCTCACCGCGCTGCACGCCCTCGCCAAGAACGGCACGATCCTGGGCAAGCGCGTCCTGGTGACCGGCGCCACCGGCGGCGTCGGCGACTTCGCGGTGCAGCTCGCCCGCCTCGGCGGCGCCCACGTCACGGCCAGCGCCCGCCGCGCCGATCAGGCGCCCGCGCTCCGCCAGCTCGGGGCCCACGACGTGACGGTCGGCGACGAGATCCCCGCCTCGCCCAAGTACGACCTGGTGATCGAGTCGGTCGGCGGCCGCACCCTCGGCTCGGCACTGGCCGCGCTCGAGCGCGGCGGCGTGTGCGTGACGCTCGGCGTCTCCGCCGCCTCCGAGGTGACCTTCGACGCGCGCACGTTCTTCGCCACCGGCCGCACGCAGCTCTACGGCTTCTACCTCTTCACCGAGCTGGGCAACGAGCCGGCGTCGATCGGGCTACGCCGCCTCGCCGACCTGGTGGCCGCCGGTCAGCTCGCGCCGCATATCAGCGTGGAGCGGCCGTGGAGCGAGATCGCGCAGGTCGCCGCGGACCTGATCGCGCGCACGTACCCGGGCAAGGCGGTGCTCACGCTGGGCTAG